DNA from Terriglobales bacterium:
CCATCGGTCTGGCTGCGGTGCTGCTCTATGGCTACCATGCGCCGCGCGGATTCCCCGGCTGCATCGGCATCTCCACCCTGGCCGTAGCGCTGGTCGGCGTGTTGCTGATGGCGGCCGCCATCGAAGGCCTGGTCTGCATCCTGATGGCCGTGCCGCTGGCCGTGCCGCTGGCCTGGATCGGCGGCGCGGTCGGCTACGTGATGCAGCGGCGCCCGTCACATCCGCAGCCTGCTCCGGCCACTCTCGCCATGCTGGTCCTGGCAGTGCCGGGACTCATGGGACTGGAGCATGCGCGACCGCTCGAGCCGCCGGTCTTTGCCGTCGAAAGCGTGGTCGAAGTGAACGCGCCGCCCGCGGTAGTGTGGCAGAACGTGGTCGCCTTCGCGCAGTTGCCGCCGCCGACGGAGTGGCTGTTCCGGGCCGGGGTCGCCTATCCCACGCGCGCCGTGATCTACGGCAGCGGGCCGGGCGCGGTGCGCCACTGCCAGTTCTCCACCGGCGCCTTCGTCGAGCCCATCGAGATCTGGGACGCACCCCGTCGCCTGGCCTTCCGCGTCACCGCGCAGCCGGCGCCCATGGAAGAGTGGACTCCTTACGAGCAGGTCGACCCCGCGCATCTGCACGGATTCCTCGAGGTGCAACGGGGCGAGTTCCACCTCATCGAACTGCCCGGCGGCCGCACCCGCCTCGAGGGCACCACCTGGTATCGTCATCGCGTATGGCCCGCCAGCTACTGGAAGCAATGGGCCGACTTCGCCATCCACCGCATCCACTTGCGCGTGCTGCGCCATATCCAGCGGCTCTCGGAAGAGAAGGCGGTCGCCAACATTCCTAAACGCTCCTTACCGTAGAGACGCAGCTTGCTGCGTCTCCCTGAGACGTTGCAAGCAACGTCTCCACCTAACCCCGCCGTCCGCGCTTTTCCTTTGCCTTTTTCCCCTCGCCTTTTTAACTTTGCCCTGCGGAGTTGCCGTGCCTGAAACTTCTCTCCTGCAGAAGATGCTCAACCTCCTTCTTACGCTCGCGGCCGTCTACGGCGCTGTGCTGGCCTATCTGTGGTTCTTCGGCGACACGCTCGTCTACTTCCCGCCTCCGTCGAGCTACCGTGATGACCAGCACATCCTGAAGATCTCCGCGCGCGACGGCACCCGCCTCTCGGCTATCTACCTTCCCAATCCGCAAGCGCGCTTCACCGTTCTGTTCACGCACGGCAACGCGGAGGACATCGGCCACAACGATTCTTTTCTCCAAGCCCTGCATGACGCCGGCTTCGCCGTGCTCGCCTGGGATTACCGCGGTTACGGCACCAGCGAAGGCCGGCCCTCGGAGGCCACCTTCTATAGCGACAGTGAGGATGTCTACGATTACCTCACGCGCGAGCTGCGCGTTGCGCCCGAACGCGTCCTGCTTCTCGGACGCTCGCTCGGCGGCGCGTCGGCCGTGCATGTGGCTTCCGCCCGGCCGGTCGCCGGACTGGTTCTCGAGAGCACCTTCGTCTCCGGCCGGCGCATGCTGGCGCGCCATCCTATCTTCCCCATCGATCGTTACCGCAGCATCGACCGGCTGCGCCACGTGCGTTGTCCGGTGTTCGTCATTCACGGCACGAAGGACTCCACCATCCCGTTCGAGCATGGCCAGACCCTCTTCGAGACCGCCAACCCGCCGAAGCGCTCCTGGTGGGTCGAAGGTGCCGGGCACAACGACCTGTTCTTCGTCGCCGGCGCGGAGTACTTCCGTCGCCTGCGCGACTTTGCTGCCTCGCTCTGCACCTAGCTTCCCGCACTTGGCTCTTGGACATTGGCCCTTGGCGGATGGGCCTGCTGAGTGCTTCTTCTGGTTCTCAACCGTTGACCCTCCCTGCCCGGAACGCGATAATCGTCCCGCCTGGCATCCGCAATTCATCGAGGTGTATCTCCGTGGAGAACGCACAGAAGCCTGCCTCCGCTCCGGATTCGCTGGAGGAAGTGGGCCGCAAGGTGGGCCGCGAACTGGGCGAGATCGTCAACTATCTCAACAACGAGGTGGTGCCCAAGGTTCGGACGCAGTCCAGCCAGGGTCTGCGCACGGCGGCACAGAAACTTCTCGAGTTGGCCGACTACATGGATCGCAACCGCCGCTGAACCGCCGTCTGGTTGCGGCCCTGCTGCTTGCCGCCACCCTTCTGCTGGCCGGCTGCGGCGCCAAGCGCACCACGCGCGCCCCGGTTCCGCCGCCCCCGCCGGCATCCTCGTCCTCGTCTGCGACGATCACCGTTCCCAAGGACGCAAAACCCATCTACGTGGAGACCGGCCTTGCGAGCTGGTACGGAGGTCCGTATCACAACCGCCGCGCGTCGGACGGCTCCGTCTATGACATGCATGCCGCTACCGCCGCGCATCGCACGTTGCCGCTGGGCAGCATCGTGCGCGTCACCAATCTCGAGACGCGCCGCTCCACCCTGGTGCGCATCACCGACCGCGGGCCGTTTGTCGAGCGCCGCATCATCGATCTCTCGCTCGCCGCCGCCAAGGAAGTCGACGTCTACCGGCCCGGCGTCGCCCCGGTGAAGGTCGAGGTCCTGCAGACGCCGTCCCCGCTGTTCAAGGGCGGCCGCTGGGCGGTGCAGATCGGCGCCTTCGACGATGAAGACGGCGCCGTCAAGCTCAAGGACAAGCTCGCCCGCCGCTATCCCGACTCGCGCGTCCTGGCCTTCGTCAGCCCGGTCGGAAAATGGTGGGTCCGCGTGCGCGTCCCCGACGACGACCGCAAGCAGGCTCTCGAGGTCGCCCACCACGCTCAGCCCTCCCAGGGACAGACCTTCCTGGTGCGTTTGGATTAGTTCAGTTCTTCTCAGTTCTCAGTTCTCAGTTGACGAACTGGCTGTATCCTTCTGGTTTCGGGAACTCGATGCTGACTGAGAACTGGGAACTGAGAACTTCCATGTCCGACTGTCTTTTCTGCAGAATCATCGCCGGCCAGATTCCCTCGAAGAAGGTGTACGAGGACCAGCACGTCTATGCCTTCGAGGACATCAATCCGCAGGCGCCTACGCACGTGCTCGTCGTGCCCAAGAAGCACATCCGGGGGTTGAAAGAAGCGCAGCCCGAGGACGCCGAGCTGCTGGGACGCTGTGACCTCGCCGCCGCCCACATCGCGCGCCAGCGCCAGATCGAAGACGGCTACCGCACCGTGTACAACGTCGGACCGCGTGCCGGTCAGTCCGTCTTCCACCTGCACTTGCATCTGCTCGGAGGCCGCGGCTTGCACTGGCCTCCGGGTTGAGCCGTCTAGCGGGCCTGAGTGAGTCCATGCGGCGGACGAGCGGGAGCCCGTCGGCGTGTATAGCGATGATCAGCGGGAACGTGGGCTGCCCCACCCTTGTCGCGACTGGGCTTGGAGCGACAGGGTGGGAACGGCGCTAGTCGAAGCTCTGCTCTTCCGGCGCTCCGTGCCGCCGGAGCAACTGCGGCAGGTTCTGCGAGAACGCTGAGCGCGGCATCACTGCGTCGCATCCCGCTTGTTGCGCCTTCAGCTTCAGGTCGCCCTGCACGTGCGAAAGGAAGCCGATCACCGACGTCCCTTTCAGCTTCGACTTCAGCTTGGGAATGGTGGAAAGCGGCTTGGCCGCCACGCTGTTCAGGTCCAGGATGATCAGCGACGGCGTCTCGGCGCCGTTGCTCTGCACCCGCTCCAGCAGCTCCTTGTCGCTCTTGACGAAGTCCACCTTCACGTTCAGCTTGCGCGCCGTCTCCTGCACCTTGGCGATGAAGAACAGGTCGTCGATGGCCGCCACGATCCGCGTCGGCGCATCGGCGGGCAGCGCCAGCGGTTCCACCGCCGGTTCCTGGTGGAAGCGCTGCGGCTGATAGCCGCCGCGGAAGCGGTGGCTGTTGCCCTGCCCTTGTGGGTTGCGGTAGCTGTGGTCCATGGGACCGGTGAAGGCTGCCGGGCGTTGATGTCCGCCCTGTCCCGGACGCCCGCCCCGGCGACGCCGCCGGTTGCGCCCCGGACGCGATGGTTGATTCGGTCCGTGTTGCATCACACTCTCTGGTTGGTCTTCGGTTGGGCCGGCGTCCCAGGCGCCGGCTGGCTGTGTCGGTACGTTCCGCCTCGTGGCGTTACGCAGGCTGTGTTCGCGGAAACCCTCGAATACCGGGGGAACTCACCTGTTTCCGTCCGGAGCATTTCCGCTCCGGTCTGGATGTCGCTCGTTGATTCTCTCGTCCGTCTGCGCGCTGTTGCCGTGTGGCGCGGAGTGCCGTCGGGCGCGCCCGGCTGACCGTGAGGACAATCCTGATACTACCCTCACCCCGCCCCGAGCGCAAGCCCTCCTCCAAGAGATGCAAACCGCCACTAAAAAGATGACCGAGTTCCCTTCCGGACCGGCCTCACTCGGTACTCGCGACTCACAACCAGCCGCTCAAAGAAAAAGGCCGTGCCCCACGTTCGCGTCGTGCTTTTCGGCGCGTCCGTGGGAAGCGAAAAACGCAGCGGATCCGCAACTCGGTACTCCAAGAAAATAGGGCGCCCGCCGGCGCCCTGTCGAGGGATACAACGGAGGCGCGCCGCAATCCCGGGCGGAGCGAAGGGTCTCTCGCCCGCGGTCGCGCCTCCCTTATCTGTTTTGACTGTTTACTGCTGCAATCCACGCACCGAACCCGCCACCACGCGTCACCAACAACTTACGTTGCCTTTTGTGACCAGCGCGTCCACTTCTGCGGAAGCGTCACAGCGCACGGTACGCAATTTCATACGACCTTGTCCCGCACGGCGACGGACGCGAGGTTCATGGATTCAGTGATTCCATGAATCCATCCACCGGTCCGCAACGGCCTACTTGGTCGCTTGGGCAAACATCTGCTCCATCCGCCGCTGCATCTCTTCCGGCGAGACGTCTTCCTTGTGCGTCGCCAGCGCCCAGTTGTGCCCGAACGGATCCACCAGCTTGCCGAAGCGGTCGCCCCAGAACATGTCCTCGGGTGGCATCACCGCCTTGGCTCCGGCCTTCACGGCGTTGGCGAAGGTCTTGTCCACGTCCTCCACGTACAGGAAGACGCTGACCGGAGACCCCTTCAGCGCCTCCGGCGACACTGCTCCCTGCTGCGGGTTCTCGTCGCTCAGCATCAGTACCGAATCGCCGATGTCGATCTCGGCATGCGCGATCGAGCCGCCCGGTCCGTCCATCCGCAGCCGCTCCTTCGCGCCGAACGCACGCTGGTAGTAATCGATTGCTTTCGCTGCGCCGCGCACCACCAGGTACGGCGTGATGCTGTGGTAGCCATCGGGAATCGCTTTTACTTTGCCTGCCATGAGTTCATTCTCCTTGAAAGTTGGATTGCGTATTTCCTATCGGATGCGACAAGCGAATCAGCCGCTTCGATTTTTCCGGGGCCGAACCGGACTCGCCCGCATTGCCACAACTAGTGGCAGAGCCGCCGCTTGCTCCACCGTTGCTCTGACTCTCCCCGGCTCTACTCCCAGCCTCTTCCACCGGCACTGGCACGATGATCAGCGCTCCCGGCTTGCCTTCGTCGAGCACGAAGGCCGGCGCTCCCGGCCCCGCCTTCGCCCCGATATCCGCATTGGTCAGATACGGCGCGTAGAACATCAGGTGCGGACGATACGGGAGCACGGTCTTGCCCTCTTCGTCGATGGGCAGCAGGTTCTCCTTCGACAGCATGTACACGATCCCCGGTCGCCGCGGCGCGCGGAACCTCCCGCTGGCGTAACCCTCAGCCACCGCCTGCTCGATTTCCTTGCGGTTCTTCCCCTGCATGCGCAATTCGGCTTCGTAGAACGCAACCGGCAGGCGCGTCTCGCTGCCCTCGGCGTCGTAGCATTCGGGCTCCTGGCTTCCCGGCACCGAGCGCCCCACGAAGCAGTGGAAGCCGTTCTTGCTCTCGCGGATCTTCACGTACCCGTTCTTCTCCAGCACGTACACGCCGGCTTCTTCCGCGAAGTGCGCCGGACCCGCGCTCAGCGCCAGCGCCACTTCCCGCTCCCGCGGCATCAGTTCCGGCTTCCAGCCCGCCTGCGCCTGCGACGTCGCCAGCGACGCAAACAGTAGTGTCGCCACCATCTCGACCGCGATTCCTCTCCCACGCTCGCTTTTCATTGCTCCGCTCCGCTTGCTGACGGCTGAGTGCTGACTGCTGAATGCTGTACCTGCATCGTTCCCCCACTCCCCGGCTAAGTGCCAATTGCTAAGTGCCGAGTGCCTATCGCTGATGCTTATCGCTTATCGCTGATTGCTTATTGCACATCGTCATCGCGCCTGCGCTACCGGCCTTCCGAACTTCTGCGTCGCGAATCCCACGATCAGTCCCAGCAGCGCTCCGGGCAGCATGATGTCCCAGAACAGCGTGGCCTCGGCCGTCAGCGCCACCAGGTAGCTGAACACCACGCCCACGGTCAGCCCGCTCACGATCCCCAGCGGCAGCGAGTTCATCCGGCGCGCCACCAGGCCGATGATCGTGCCGCTCACGAAGCCTTTCAGCGTCGAGTACAGGATCACCGTAGCCATCACCGGCGCCAGTTCCGGGTACAGATACCCCGAGAGCCCGTCCAGCAGCCCCAGCACCCCGCCCAAAAGCAGGCCCAGCAGCGGCCGGGACATGGCTCGCCTCCTGTTCATCGCACCTTCATCCTTCCCTTAACCGCTCTCACAGGTTCCTTTAACCCGTTCTGCAGATTGCCACTCCCCCAAGCCGCTCGAGCGCTGATGCGGTAATTGTCCTGGCACGGTCGCAGCCCCGAAGGGGCGACAAATCCGTAGCCCAGGGTGGAGAGCGTAAGGGAGCCCAGCGACCGCGCGCTCGGAACCCTGGGTAAACCTCCAATCGATTCCGCGCCCGACCGAGCCGGAGGTCGCCGCCGCGACCGCAGGCGGAAGGAGGGCGCACCAAAAAGCGGCTTCACT
Protein-coding regions in this window:
- a CDS encoding alpha/beta hydrolase codes for the protein MPETSLLQKMLNLLLTLAAVYGAVLAYLWFFGDTLVYFPPPSSYRDDQHILKISARDGTRLSAIYLPNPQARFTVLFTHGNAEDIGHNDSFLQALHDAGFAVLAWDYRGYGTSEGRPSEATFYSDSEDVYDYLTRELRVAPERVLLLGRSLGGASAVHVASARPVAGLVLESTFVSGRRMLARHPIFPIDRYRSIDRLRHVRCPVFVIHGTKDSTIPFEHGQTLFETANPPKRSWWVEGAGHNDLFFVAGAEYFRRLRDFAASLCT
- a CDS encoding septal ring lytic transglycosylase RlpA family protein, whose amino-acid sequence is METGLASWYGGPYHNRRASDGSVYDMHAATAAHRTLPLGSIVRVTNLETRRSTLVRITDRGPFVERRIIDLSLAAAKEVDVYRPGVAPVKVEVLQTPSPLFKGGRWAVQIGAFDDEDGAVKLKDKLARRYPDSRVLAFVSPVGKWWVRVRVPDDDRKQALEVAHHAQPSQGQTFLVRLD
- a CDS encoding histidine triad nucleotide-binding protein produces the protein MSDCLFCRIIAGQIPSKKVYEDQHVYAFEDINPQAPTHVLVVPKKHIRGLKEAQPEDAELLGRCDLAAAHIARQRQIEDGYRTVYNVGPRAGQSVFHLHLHLLGGRGLHWPPG
- a CDS encoding response regulator is translated as MQHGPNQPSRPGRNRRRRRGGRPGQGGHQRPAAFTGPMDHSYRNPQGQGNSHRFRGGYQPQRFHQEPAVEPLALPADAPTRIVAAIDDLFFIAKVQETARKLNVKVDFVKSDKELLERVQSNGAETPSLIILDLNSVAAKPLSTIPKLKSKLKGTSVIGFLSHVQGDLKLKAQQAGCDAVMPRSAFSQNLPQLLRRHGAPEEQSFD
- a CDS encoding VOC family protein, which encodes MAGKVKAIPDGYHSITPYLVVRGAAKAIDYYQRAFGAKERLRMDGPGGSIAHAEIDIGDSVLMLSDENPQQGAVSPEALKGSPVSVFLYVEDVDKTFANAVKAGAKAVMPPEDMFWGDRFGKLVDPFGHNWALATHKEDVSPEEMQRRMEQMFAQATK